One region of Pantanalinema sp. genomic DNA includes:
- a CDS encoding LysM domain-containing protein yields the protein MVRAADQSGAGRLTGASAAPLRGTSLAKLQPVEPAPEKAAEPTAAKPAEPAKPPASDSRQALPEQVSVKAGESLSVIAARSGIGLEQLKTLNPELFKAGKDAAGKTRAADGRLIYPGDTVRLRAPEQKQVDPAKTTTASNKVVAAAKDYIDQATIQPGGREVATKTLDSATKMLALIPESDASRAAHANKVAQLLSDFDAQYPDDGTERSTAFDEASATFNGALKSFDAAGQVVGQLPEADIRSFQQEALGKARSAFKAAEAAVAAMPEGEPKTLAGQQLAMMQMALEQAAPPSTVAAGGGTAQTIGVLPGTAPAATVPTGGTPTPLGALPGTTPAAYSGTTTATGTPTPLGGLGTQASGTATPLGITAQVQPQAGIPQAPVSSGGGIVPRFAEPVVARYADPVQWDKAQMPANWDTPQSGQVPNSTSGSMSTAGTNGANGTSGTSGPSKKDPNDPKVKQLAEILKNADHKMVRDIVNSNFDLFYASLPEQKGQMIKILLDGRTSSEDQAAIVSIADMARQQGELDGMATALDGYFGGAGKGLNRMLEDLTRSFRDQTLSAMFGEPATGVTLAPSYYTNLVGVLSKEDVEMLGNSMGATVGARWIQRMPDAAKLAMADKLKSWWPFGGNKDMQAAFTASATGR from the coding sequence ATGGTCAGAGCGGCAGATCAATCGGGCGCAGGGCGGCTAACGGGCGCCAGCGCGGCTCCGCTGCGGGGCACGTCGCTCGCCAAGCTCCAGCCGGTCGAGCCCGCTCCCGAGAAAGCGGCCGAGCCGACTGCCGCAAAGCCGGCCGAGCCCGCGAAGCCTCCTGCCTCGGATTCCCGCCAGGCCCTGCCCGAGCAGGTGAGCGTCAAGGCGGGCGAGAGCCTGTCGGTCATCGCCGCACGCAGCGGGATCGGCCTCGAACAGCTCAAGACCCTCAACCCGGAGCTCTTCAAGGCGGGCAAGGATGCTGCCGGCAAGACCCGCGCCGCCGACGGCCGCCTGATCTACCCGGGCGACACGGTGCGCCTGCGCGCCCCCGAGCAGAAGCAGGTCGATCCGGCCAAGACCACCACCGCCTCGAACAAGGTGGTGGCCGCCGCCAAGGACTACATCGACCAGGCCACCATCCAGCCGGGCGGCCGCGAGGTGGCGACCAAGACCCTGGACTCCGCGACCAAGATGCTCGCCCTGATCCCCGAGAGCGACGCCTCCCGAGCGGCCCATGCGAACAAGGTCGCCCAGCTGCTCTCCGACTTCGACGCCCAGTATCCCGACGACGGCACCGAGCGCTCCACGGCCTTCGACGAGGCGAGCGCCACCTTCAACGGCGCCCTGAAGTCCTTCGACGCCGCCGGCCAGGTGGTGGGCCAGCTGCCCGAGGCGGACATCCGATCCTTCCAGCAGGAGGCCCTGGGCAAGGCGCGGTCGGCCTTCAAGGCCGCCGAGGCCGCCGTTGCCGCCATGCCCGAGGGCGAGCCCAAGACCCTCGCTGGCCAGCAGCTCGCCATGATGCAGATGGCCCTGGAGCAGGCCGCCCCGCCTTCGACCGTCGCCGCGGGCGGCGGCACCGCGCAGACGATCGGGGTCCTGCCGGGCACCGCCCCCGCGGCGACCGTGCCCACCGGGGGCACCCCGACCCCGCTCGGGGCCCTGCCCGGCACGACTCCGGCCGCCTACAGCGGCACGACCACCGCCACGGGTACCCCCACTCCGCTCGGAGGCCTGGGGACCCAGGCGAGCGGTACCGCCACCCCGCTCGGCATCACGGCCCAGGTCCAGCCCCAGGCCGGCATCCCTCAGGCCCCGGTCTCGAGCGGCGGCGGCATCGTGCCGCGCTTCGCCGAGCCGGTCGTGGCGCGCTACGCCGACCCGGTGCAGTGGGACAAGGCGCAGATGCCGGCCAACTGGGACACCCCTCAGAGCGGCCAGGTGCCGAACAGCACCTCGGGCAGCATGAGCACCGCGGGCACCAACGGGGCGAACGGCACGAGCGGGACCTCGGGCCCGAGCAAGAAGGACCCCAACGACCCCAAGGTCAAGCAGCTGGCCGAGATCCTCAAGAACGCCGACCACAAGATGGTGCGCGACATCGTCAACAGCAACTTCGACCTCTTCTACGCCTCGCTGCCCGAGCAGAAGGGCCAGATGATCAAGATCCTGCTTGACGGCCGCACCAGCAGCGAGGACCAGGCAGCCATCGTCTCGATCGCCGACATGGCGCGCCAGCAGGGCGAGCTGGACGGCATGGCCACGGCCCTCGACGGCTACTTCGGCGGGGCCGGCAAGGGCCTCAACCGCATGCTCGAGGACCTCACCCGCTCGTTCCGCGACCAGACCCTCTCGGCCATGTTCGGAGAGCCCGCCACCGGCGTCACCCTGGCGCCGTCCTACTACACCAACCTGGTCGGCGTCCTCAGCAAGGAGGACGTCGAGATGCTCGGCAACTCCATGGGCGCCACGGTCGGGGCGCGCTGGATCCAGCGCATGCCGGATGCGGCCAAGCTGGCCATGGCCGACAAGCTCAAGAGCTGGTGGCCATTCGGAGGCAACAAGGACATGCAAGCCGCCTTCACCGCATCCGCGACGGGACGCTAG
- a CDS encoding LysM domain-containing protein, giving the protein MNINKPNANPAAAGPRRAAPAEQPKAADHAKPAKPAPAMDSFKGTPDQYVIRPGDTLAKIAGRFGVSQQTLLELNPELTRGRKRTSTGDRIFAGETIRLKPAPSEADGLKDQLKKAQEASEAAQKAHEAAQQVSGAKVALLQMPQPSAWRSLGEAKKHVADADARLAKIPAGDAERPTFEGIVKNAHEAFEGMTGRLSDLAARNKTKVVQETGEDGKPVERKVDRELDDETLALSTSDVALADSTQKAKLIRNLYDGYTGGDEQDKILAILADAKGQGQLDETLGALKAEKTKTLFIPSTVFENLPGLFTDSRLDKLEQIVKGNAELEGAIARTREQRERQNSGY; this is encoded by the coding sequence ATGAACATCAACAAACCGAACGCCAACCCCGCTGCTGCGGGGCCGCGCCGCGCCGCGCCCGCCGAGCAGCCCAAGGCCGCTGATCACGCGAAGCCCGCCAAGCCGGCCCCCGCCATGGACTCCTTCAAGGGGACGCCCGATCAGTACGTGATCCGCCCCGGGGACACCCTCGCCAAGATCGCGGGGCGCTTCGGCGTTTCCCAGCAGACCCTGCTCGAGCTCAACCCCGAGCTCACCCGGGGCCGCAAGCGCACCTCCACGGGCGATCGCATCTTCGCCGGCGAGACCATCCGCCTCAAGCCCGCGCCCTCCGAGGCCGACGGCCTGAAGGACCAGCTCAAGAAGGCCCAGGAGGCCAGCGAGGCGGCCCAGAAGGCGCACGAAGCGGCCCAGCAAGTCTCCGGGGCCAAGGTGGCCCTGCTCCAGATGCCGCAGCCCAGCGCGTGGCGCAGCCTCGGCGAGGCCAAGAAGCACGTGGCCGACGCCGATGCGCGCCTGGCGAAGATCCCGGCCGGGGACGCCGAGCGCCCCACCTTCGAGGGTATCGTCAAGAACGCCCACGAGGCCTTCGAGGGGATGACGGGCCGCCTGAGCGACCTGGCGGCTCGCAACAAGACCAAGGTGGTCCAGGAGACCGGCGAGGACGGCAAGCCCGTCGAGCGCAAGGTGGACCGGGAGCTGGACGACGAGACCCTGGCCCTCTCCACCTCGGACGTGGCCCTGGCCGATTCCACCCAGAAGGCCAAGCTCATCCGCAACCTCTACGACGGCTACACCGGGGGTGACGAGCAGGACAAGATCCTGGCGATCCTGGCGGATGCCAAGGGTCAGGGGCAGCTCGACGAGACGCTCGGCGCCCTCAAGGCCGAGAAGACCAAGACCCTGTTCATCCCGTCGACGGTCTTCGAGAACCTGCCCGGCCTCTTCACCGATTCGCGGCTCGACAAGCTCGAGCAGATCGTGAAGGGCAACGCCGAGCTGGAGGGGGCCATCGCCCGCACCCGCGAGCAGCGCGAGCGCCAGAATTCCGGTTACTAA
- a CDS encoding UDP-N-acetylmuramoyl-L-alanyl-D-glutamate--2,6-diaminopimelate ligase — protein sequence MLLADLLAGHHDDTGRALALEATGVAYDSRRVQPGDVFVALKGARVDAHDRLADAVRQGAVAVVVSAEWRAEHPEDLGVPTVPVEAPRFVLSELADRFYGHPSRAFSVVGVTGTNGKTTTTHLIEAILHEAGKTTGLIGTLGSRFAGGSAGGSKVSIETGHTTPQALELQGLFAQMRRSGVDAVVMEVSSHALEQARVAHAAFDVGVFTNLTVDHLDYHGTMEAYGAAKALLFEGLSETGRAVINRDDPAAERFAAASAAPVLTYSAQGAAADLMAEDLSLHAGGSRWTLVTPEGRAQVSLRLPGLFNVSNALAAAGAALASGVDLEAIARGLCQVGGVPGRVEVVTAADHPYAVLVDYAHTPDGLENVLRTARAFTRGRLMVVFGCGGDRDATKRPMMGRVASQGADRVYLTSDNPRSEDPQAIIAQVAEGLDGSYEAFADRREAIRAAVQAARPGDVVVIAGKGHETYQIIGDKTLPFDDREVAREAIAERAVAR from the coding sequence ATGCTCCTCGCTGATCTCCTCGCAGGCCACCACGACGACACGGGACGCGCGCTCGCGCTCGAGGCCACCGGGGTGGCCTACGACTCGCGCCGGGTCCAGCCCGGCGACGTCTTCGTCGCCCTCAAGGGCGCCCGGGTGGACGCCCACGATCGCCTCGCCGACGCCGTGAGGCAGGGGGCCGTGGCCGTGGTGGTCTCGGCCGAGTGGCGCGCCGAGCATCCCGAGGATCTGGGGGTGCCGACCGTGCCGGTCGAGGCCCCGCGCTTTGTCCTCTCGGAGCTCGCGGATCGCTTCTACGGCCACCCGAGCCGCGCCTTCTCGGTGGTGGGGGTGACGGGCACCAACGGCAAGACGACCACCACCCACCTGATCGAGGCCATCCTTCACGAGGCGGGCAAGACCACGGGGCTCATCGGCACGCTCGGCAGCCGCTTCGCCGGCGGGAGCGCCGGCGGCTCGAAGGTCAGCATCGAGACCGGCCACACGACCCCCCAGGCCCTCGAGCTGCAGGGCCTCTTCGCCCAGATGCGCCGCTCGGGGGTGGACGCGGTGGTGATGGAGGTGTCGAGCCATGCCCTCGAGCAGGCCCGCGTGGCGCACGCGGCCTTCGACGTGGGGGTCTTCACCAACCTGACGGTCGATCACCTGGACTACCACGGCACCATGGAAGCCTACGGGGCGGCCAAGGCCCTGCTGTTCGAGGGCCTGAGCGAAACCGGGCGCGCGGTGATCAACCGGGACGATCCGGCCGCTGAGCGCTTCGCGGCGGCGAGTGCGGCCCCAGTGCTGACCTACTCGGCCCAGGGCGCCGCGGCGGACCTGATGGCCGAGGACCTCTCCCTGCACGCGGGCGGCTCGCGCTGGACGCTGGTGACGCCTGAAGGGCGCGCCCAGGTCTCGCTGCGGCTGCCCGGCCTCTTCAACGTGTCGAACGCCCTGGCGGCCGCCGGGGCCGCCCTCGCCTCGGGGGTCGACCTCGAGGCGATCGCCCGGGGCCTCTGCCAGGTCGGCGGCGTGCCGGGCCGGGTCGAGGTGGTCACGGCCGCGGACCACCCCTACGCGGTCCTGGTGGACTACGCCCACACCCCCGACGGTCTCGAGAACGTCCTGAGGACCGCCCGGGCCTTCACGCGCGGCAGGCTGATGGTGGTCTTCGGCTGCGGCGGCGATCGCGACGCCACCAAGCGCCCCATGATGGGCCGGGTGGCCTCGCAGGGGGCCGACCGGGTCTACTTGACCTCGGACAACCCGCGCTCGGAGGATCCGCAGGCCATCATCGCCCAGGTGGCCGAGGGGCTCGACGGTTCCTACGAGGCCTTCGCCGATCGCCGCGAGGCCATCCGCGCGGCCGTCCAGGCGGCCCGGCCCGGCGACGTGGTCGTGATCGCGGGCAAGGGCCACGAGACCTACCAGATCATCGGCGATAAGACCCTGCCCTTCGACGACCGCGAGGTCGCGCGCGAGGCGATCGCCGAGCGGGCGGTGGCGCGATGA
- the rsmH gene encoding 16S rRNA (cytosine(1402)-N(4))-methyltransferase RsmH, producing the protein MLPGEVLQWLSPAPGARVLDGTLGGGGHSALILEAIGPEGRLYGIDQDPEAIEAARRRLSVIGSNVEIRAGNFADVLPVWPDEPLDGILLDLGVSSHQLDTASRGFSFMREGPLDMRMNPNQATSASDLVNALAERELADVIWRYGEERHSRSVARAIVQRRAERPFSTTRDLVEVVERVVPRAKDGIHPATRTFQGLRIAVNDELGVLERALPAAVSRLKPGGRLAVISFHSLEDRVVKQFFRDEARGCTCPPRLPMCVCNRKPTLEVLTPKPVVATPEENARNPRARSAKLRVARRI; encoded by the coding sequence GTGCTCCCGGGCGAAGTGCTTCAGTGGCTCTCGCCGGCCCCTGGCGCGCGCGTCCTGGACGGGACTCTCGGCGGCGGCGGCCACTCCGCGCTCATCCTCGAGGCGATTGGGCCCGAGGGGCGCCTCTACGGGATCGACCAGGATCCGGAGGCCATCGAGGCCGCCCGTCGTCGCCTCTCGGTCATCGGATCCAACGTGGAGATCCGAGCAGGCAACTTCGCGGACGTCCTGCCGGTCTGGCCCGATGAACCCCTCGACGGCATCCTCCTGGATCTCGGGGTGTCGAGCCACCAGCTGGACACGGCCAGCCGCGGATTCTCGTTTATGCGGGAAGGGCCCCTCGACATGCGCATGAATCCCAACCAGGCCACTTCCGCTTCCGACCTCGTCAACGCCTTGGCCGAGCGCGAGCTCGCCGACGTGATCTGGCGCTACGGCGAGGAGCGCCACTCCCGCTCGGTGGCCCGCGCCATCGTCCAGCGCCGCGCCGAGCGACCCTTTTCGACGACCCGCGACCTGGTGGAGGTGGTCGAGAGGGTGGTGCCTCGCGCCAAGGACGGGATCCACCCGGCGACCCGAACCTTCCAGGGGCTGCGCATCGCGGTCAACGACGAGCTGGGGGTGCTCGAGCGCGCCCTGCCCGCCGCCGTCTCGCGCCTCAAGCCCGGCGGACGGCTTGCCGTCATCAGCTTCCACTCGCTCGAGGACCGCGTCGTCAAGCAGTTCTTCCGGGACGAGGCCAGGGGCTGCACCTGCCCGCCGCGCCTTCCCATGTGCGTCTGCAATCGCAAGCCGACCCTCGAGGTCCTGACGCCCAAGCCCGTCGTCGCGACCCCCGAAGAGAACGCCCGCAACCCGCGCGCCCGCTCGGCGAAGCTGCGCGTCGCCAGGAGGATCTGA
- a CDS encoding J domain-containing protein, whose translation MAPKGAPTYYDRLGVAREADEDEIRLAYRAMAKRHHPDRPGGDPLRMAQLNEAYETLSDARKRSRYDATIKPSAPSRQARPANAPFVDPRVFYQTVFAPVDAALDGSIGRLLDQLDDLSGDPYDDVLMEAFEAVVAEARRRFDEGGRRLAASAVPWHWQATIALYEQGMRQVGDALEEFETFPLNYHLDHLVDGRSIMLGGSELMTEARERLRR comes from the coding sequence ATGGCCCCGAAGGGCGCCCCCACCTACTATGACCGGCTCGGCGTCGCGCGCGAGGCCGACGAGGATGAGATCCGCCTGGCCTACCGCGCCATGGCCAAGCGCCACCACCCCGATCGGCCGGGGGGCGACCCCCTTCGCATGGCGCAGCTCAACGAGGCCTACGAGACCCTGAGCGACGCGCGCAAGCGCTCGCGCTACGACGCCACCATCAAGCCCTCGGCGCCCTCGCGCCAGGCCAGGCCCGCGAACGCCCCCTTCGTCGATCCCCGCGTCTTCTACCAGACCGTCTTCGCCCCCGTCGACGCCGCGCTCGACGGCAGCATCGGCCGGCTGCTCGACCAGCTCGACGACCTCTCGGGCGACCCCTACGACGACGTGCTGATGGAGGCCTTCGAGGCCGTGGTCGCCGAGGCCCGGCGCCGCTTCGACGAGGGAGGGCGCCGCCTCGCCGCCTCCGCCGTGCCCTGGCACTGGCAGGCGACGATCGCCCTCTACGAGCAAGGCATGCGCCAGGTGGGCGATGCCCTCGAGGAGTTCGAGACCTTCCCCCTCAACTACCACCTGGATCACCTGGTGGACGGCCGCAGCATCATGCTCGGCGGTTCCGAGCTGATGACCGAGGCCCGCGAGCGCCTGAGGCGCTAG
- a CDS encoding YkgJ family cysteine cluster protein translates to MSDEIELELSPPYDTTAELYADVERNLAVVLDTYAAEGIAPTCQKGCDACCHQLVMVTVAEAREAARAVERRPAEAQAAIRGRIAAWHEATAELRSHLQSGVDEDLEDLVEGIASDYWQRRVPCPFLEAGACAIYEGRPLACRHHFSLSAPELCHSSREEAIEVEGELAAGFLSVMDDAFFLSQDAVPEDQTEIGMLPELVGLVLDEAI, encoded by the coding sequence TTGTCAGACGAGATCGAACTCGAGCTTTCCCCCCCCTATGACACCACCGCCGAGCTCTACGCGGACGTGGAGCGAAACCTGGCCGTCGTGCTCGACACCTACGCCGCCGAGGGCATCGCGCCCACCTGCCAGAAGGGCTGCGACGCCTGCTGCCACCAGCTGGTGATGGTCACCGTCGCCGAGGCCCGCGAGGCGGCCCGCGCCGTGGAAAGGCGGCCCGCCGAAGCGCAGGCCGCGATTCGCGGACGAATCGCGGCCTGGCACGAGGCGACGGCTGAGCTGCGCTCGCACCTGCAGAGCGGCGTTGACGAGGACCTCGAGGATCTCGTGGAGGGGATCGCCTCGGACTACTGGCAGCGCCGCGTGCCGTGCCCCTTCCTCGAGGCGGGCGCCTGCGCCATCTACGAAGGCCGGCCCCTGGCCTGCCGCCACCACTTCTCTCTGAGCGCGCCCGAGCTCTGCCACTCCAGCCGGGAGGAGGCGATCGAGGTGGAAGGGGAGCTGGCCGCCGGGTTCCTTTCGGTCATGGACGACGCCTTCTTCCTGTCCCAGGACGCCGTCCCCGAGGACCAGACCGAGATCGGGATGCTTCCCGAGCTGGTCGGCCTGGTCCTCGACGAGGCGATCTAA
- a CDS encoding penicillin-binding protein 2, with amino-acid sequence MPRAQVVRARSRWIYGGLALFALFLVGRMVFLQVFQAPYLTDLARKQRTREIDLASVRGEIVDRNDKELAVSVEASSIYAQPVDFEEPPEQIAQRLAPVLGLAEAELRDSLKGTHWRWLARQQDQATGKAVKALKIPGIGVIRESKRLYPKDTLAATLLGFVGIDNQGLAGIEHDFDKVLRGSDQTLHVQVDARGREILRENAGDPLRTLQTDGARVVLTIDETIQHIAQRELSKAIAQHHAKRGAVLVMDPRTGNLLAFAVLPTYNPNRYKGTKWELIKNWAANDVYEPGSTIKIFTVAAALEGERITPRTVFPCGPTIKVAGHTISDHDAGPGIRQLTPEGILEVSSNVGSLLIGQRMAGSFHRGMLEKFGFGASTSSGIRGESKGLLPRLPWPVGRQSSISYGYGLSVTPLQILTAASAIADEGRLHRPRLIDKVVSPEGQLIQSFPLATPSQVVSPRVAKEVLTMLRTVVESGTGKTARIPGYNVAGKTGTANKSRDSGGGYTSDVVASFLGFVPAEKPQLVVLALLDSPQKSHFAAQTASPLFQAVTSETLRYLGVQPYVPIPSDSENLHAPR; translated from the coding sequence ATGCCCCGCGCCCAAGTCGTCCGGGCCCGCAGCCGCTGGATCTACGGGGGGCTCGCCCTCTTCGCTCTCTTCCTGGTGGGACGCATGGTCTTCCTGCAGGTCTTCCAGGCGCCCTACCTGACCGATCTCGCCCGCAAGCAGCGCACGCGCGAGATCGACCTGGCCTCGGTCCGCGGCGAGATCGTCGATCGCAACGACAAGGAGCTCGCCGTCTCGGTCGAGGCGAGCTCGATCTACGCTCAGCCGGTCGATTTCGAGGAGCCCCCCGAGCAGATCGCCCAGCGCCTCGCCCCCGTCCTCGGCCTCGCCGAGGCCGAGCTGCGCGACTCCCTGAAGGGCACCCACTGGCGCTGGCTCGCCCGGCAGCAGGACCAGGCGACGGGCAAGGCCGTCAAGGCCCTCAAGATCCCGGGGATCGGCGTCATCCGCGAGAGCAAGCGCCTCTACCCCAAGGACACCCTGGCGGCTACCTTGCTCGGCTTCGTGGGCATCGACAACCAGGGCCTCGCCGGGATCGAGCACGACTTCGACAAGGTGCTGCGCGGCTCGGACCAGACGCTGCACGTGCAGGTGGACGCGCGGGGCCGCGAGATCCTGCGCGAGAACGCGGGCGACCCGCTGCGCACCCTTCAGACCGACGGGGCGCGGGTGGTGCTCACCATCGACGAGACGATCCAGCACATCGCCCAGCGGGAGCTCTCCAAGGCCATCGCCCAGCACCACGCCAAGCGCGGCGCGGTCCTGGTCATGGACCCCAGGACCGGCAACCTCCTGGCCTTCGCGGTCCTGCCCACCTACAACCCCAACCGGTACAAGGGGACCAAGTGGGAGCTGATCAAGAACTGGGCCGCCAACGACGTGTACGAGCCCGGCTCTACCATCAAGATCTTCACCGTCGCCGCGGCTCTCGAGGGGGAGCGGATCACGCCGCGGACGGTCTTCCCGTGCGGGCCGACCATCAAGGTGGCGGGCCACACCATCTCGGACCACGACGCGGGCCCGGGCATCCGGCAGCTGACGCCCGAGGGGATCCTCGAGGTCTCGTCCAACGTGGGCTCGCTGCTCATCGGTCAGCGCATGGCGGGCTCCTTCCACCGCGGCATGCTCGAGAAGTTCGGCTTCGGGGCGAGCACGAGTTCGGGGATCAGGGGCGAGAGCAAGGGCCTCCTGCCCAGGCTGCCCTGGCCGGTGGGCCGCCAGAGCTCCATCTCCTACGGCTACGGCCTCTCGGTGACTCCGCTCCAGATCCTGACGGCGGCGAGCGCCATCGCCGACGAGGGCCGGTTGCATCGGCCTCGCCTGATCGACAAGGTGGTCTCGCCCGAGGGCCAGCTGATCCAGTCCTTCCCGCTCGCGACGCCGAGCCAGGTGGTCTCGCCCCGGGTCGCCAAGGAAGTCCTGACCATGCTCCGCACCGTGGTCGAGAGCGGCACCGGAAAAACCGCGCGGATCCCGGGGTATAATGTGGCGGGCAAGACGGGCACCGCCAACAAGTCGCGCGACTCGGGGGGCGGCTACACCTCCGACGTGGTGGCCTCGTTCCTGGGCTTCGTTCCTGCCGAAAAGCCGCAGCTGGTGGTGCTTGCCCTGCTCGACAGCCCGCAGAAGTCGCACTTCGCGGCCCAGACCGCGTCGCCCCTCTTCCAGGCAGTGACGAGCGAGACCCTGCGCTACCTGGGCGTGCAGCCGTACGTCCCCATCCCTTCCGACTCGGAGAACCTCCATGCTCCTCGCTGA